In Desulfuromonas sp. KJ2020, a single window of DNA contains:
- the nifU gene encoding Fe-S cluster assembly scaffold protein NifU translates to MYSDKVMDHFSNPRNVGEIEDADGVGEVGNASCGDIMKIYLKVENDVIKDVKFKTFGCGAAIATSSMVTEMAIGKTIDEAMELTNAAVAQALDGLPPAKMHCSNLAADALHEAIKNYKESKA, encoded by the coding sequence ATGTATTCCGACAAGGTTATGGATCACTTCAGCAACCCCCGCAACGTAGGTGAAATCGAAGACGCCGATGGTGTCGGCGAAGTGGGTAATGCTTCCTGCGGCGATATCATGAAGATCTATCTCAAGGTCGAAAACGATGTCATCAAGGACGTCAAGTTCAAGACCTTTGGCTGCGGCGCCGCCATCGCCACCTCGTCCATGGTGACGGAGATGGCTATCGGCAAGACCATCGACGAGGCCATGGAGCTGACCAACGCAGCCGTGGCTCAGGCTTTGGACGGTCTGCCTCCCGCCAAGATGCACTGCTCCAATCTGGCGGCGGACGCGCTGCATGAAGCCATTAAAAACTACAAGGAATCAAAAGCCTAG